A single region of the Sphingobium sp. TKS genome encodes:
- a CDS encoding sigma-70 family RNA polymerase sigma factor, with protein sequence MTPSEFEDAARASLPALTRYANRLTSGADGAEDLVQEALSRAWKARARFQAGSNFKAWTFTILRNLFLSHVRRERRQRDRANLALHSAPVSPPDQDTALLRDEFKAALEALSASHRQALLAVIEDQLAYEAAAEKCGISLAVLKSRVHRARAAILAYLAGTHRSQLQKSPQRCVYYGFVRATGAEEGPNGMTLCRAA encoded by the coding sequence ATGACCCCAAGTGAGTTCGAGGATGCAGCCCGGGCATCGCTGCCGGCGCTGACCCGCTATGCGAACCGGCTGACCAGCGGTGCCGACGGCGCCGAGGATCTCGTGCAGGAGGCATTGTCGCGGGCATGGAAAGCGCGTGCGCGGTTCCAAGCCGGAAGCAACTTCAAGGCATGGACCTTCACGATCCTGCGCAACCTCTTCCTGTCGCATGTGCGGCGCGAGCGTCGGCAGCGTGATCGGGCCAATCTCGCACTGCATAGCGCGCCGGTGTCGCCACCGGATCAGGACACCGCTCTCCTGCGCGATGAGTTCAAGGCGGCCCTCGAAGCACTCTCCGCATCCCACCGGCAGGCCCTGCTTGCCGTGATCGAGGACCAACTTGCCTATGAGGCCGCTGCGGAAAAGTGCGGCATATCGCTCGCGGTTCTGAAAAGCAGGGTTCATCGGGCGCGCGCTGCCATACTTGCCTATCTCGCCGGTACCCATCGATCGCAGCTGCAAAAGTCTCCGCAGCGATGCGTTTACTATGGATTCGTCCGCGCGACCGGCGCTGAAGAAGGCCCAAATGGGATGACTTTGTGCCGAGCCGCTTGA
- a CDS encoding DUF2059 domain-containing protein codes for MADPIGFLADLVPVQIGKPEDIFMTQNSRTHSRRAAHCRRWLARALVLAASLLPAVAPAQAAAAENDIPQRRELCIRSIALSGLDQVMDTNIREAVEDSFRTLSAAFPDETDTISAYRDSLAEAMSAAKGPVLSRLRESCAAAFSVEELTGINAFYESNAGRAWLEKSRTLMIPALEKAVSDVTPEMIVDAQRRFCARVGGCKKEPAIPPAHPTL; via the coding sequence GTGGCCGACCCTATCGGCTTTCTCGCAGACCTGGTGCCGGTTCAGATTGGCAAGCCCGAGGACATCTTCATGACCCAAAACAGTCGTACCCATTCCAGGCGCGCGGCCCACTGCCGGCGCTGGCTTGCCCGCGCGCTGGTGCTGGCTGCTTCTCTCTTGCCGGCGGTTGCTCCCGCCCAAGCCGCCGCTGCGGAGAACGACATTCCGCAGCGCCGGGAACTCTGCATCCGATCGATTGCGCTGTCCGGCCTCGATCAGGTGATGGACACGAACATCCGCGAAGCCGTCGAAGATTCCTTCCGAACGCTTTCGGCGGCCTTCCCGGATGAAACGGATACGATCTCCGCCTATCGCGATTCACTTGCCGAGGCGATGTCGGCCGCGAAGGGCCCGGTCCTTTCGAGACTTCGCGAGAGCTGTGCGGCGGCGTTCAGCGTGGAGGAGCTGACCGGAATCAACGCCTTCTACGAGAGCAATGCCGGTCGTGCCTGGCTCGAAAAGAGCCGCACGCTCATGATCCCGGCACTTGAGAAGGCGGTGAGCGATGTCACCCCCGAGATGATTGTCGACGCCCAAAGACGCTTTTGCGCCCGGGTCGGCGGCTGCAAGAAAGAGCCGGCGATACCCCCTGCTCATCCGACACTGTGA
- a CDS encoding glycine zipper 2TM domain-containing protein, with protein sequence MSRVSLIDNGITGPDDAMIRRAGISSKTRGWTIAFSPLALAALPLICGPALAQSAADQRRWTDAQDRYRAEVARYEAERDRYEAVVRADHPDAAGRRGDPYATDYDAARHYRDDPRYGERRLSDRDEVYRGSDGRYYCKRSDGTTGLIVGAAGGGILGNIIDGGRHRAAGTLIGGALGALAGRSIEQNDIRCR encoded by the coding sequence ATGTCCCGGGTTTCCCTCATCGATAATGGCATTACCGGACCTGACGACGCGATGATCAGGCGCGCAGGAATCAGTTCGAAGACGCGCGGATGGACCATCGCGTTCTCCCCGCTCGCCCTCGCTGCCCTCCCGTTGATCTGCGGACCCGCGCTCGCGCAAAGCGCCGCCGACCAGCGGCGTTGGACGGACGCCCAGGATCGCTACCGGGCGGAGGTTGCCCGCTACGAAGCCGAGCGTGATCGATATGAAGCCGTCGTGCGCGCCGATCATCCTGACGCGGCCGGCCGGCGCGGCGATCCCTATGCGACCGATTACGACGCGGCCCGCCACTATCGGGACGATCCCCGTTATGGCGAGCGCCGCCTCTCCGATCGCGACGAGGTCTATCGTGGATCGGATGGACGCTACTACTGCAAGCGCAGCGACGGGACGACAGGCCTCATCGTCGGAGCAGCGGGCGGCGGAATCCTCGGCAACATCATCGATGGCGGTCGCCATCGTGCCGCCGGCACGTTGATCGGCGGCGCGCTGGGCGCGCTTGCCGGCCGTTCGATCGAACAGAACGACATCCGCTGCCGCTAG
- a CDS encoding NUDIX domain-containing protein yields MARMSAGILLYRRRGTEVEVLLVHPGGPFWRNKDAGSWQIPKGLIEPGEEPSAAARREVEEELGIRLTGELHRLGQLKQAGGKLVEAFASEQQVDIEAIASNRFDLEWPPRSGKIGSFPEIDEARWFALSSALPSMLASQRPLLDRLADYLRSGDDSRSRLER; encoded by the coding sequence ATGGCGCGGATGAGCGCGGGAATTCTGCTGTACAGGCGCCGCGGTACGGAGGTTGAGGTCCTGCTTGTCCATCCCGGCGGGCCTTTCTGGCGGAACAAGGACGCCGGATCATGGCAGATTCCCAAAGGCTTGATCGAGCCGGGCGAGGAACCATCCGCGGCGGCACGGCGCGAGGTCGAAGAGGAGCTTGGCATCCGCCTCACCGGCGAGCTCCATCGGCTGGGACAGCTGAAGCAGGCGGGCGGCAAACTGGTCGAGGCATTCGCATCGGAGCAGCAGGTCGACATCGAGGCTATCGCGAGCAATCGGTTCGATCTGGAATGGCCGCCGCGATCCGGCAAGATAGGGTCGTTCCCGGAGATCGATGAAGCGCGCTGGTTCGCTCTCTCGAGCGCGCTTCCCAGCATGCTCGCAAGCCAGCGTCCGCTGCTCGATCGGCTTGCCGATTATCTGCGGAGCGGCGATGATTCGCGTTCGCGGTTGGAACGATAA
- a CDS encoding secondary thiamine-phosphate synthase enzyme YjbQ, translating to MKQISTILEFSTLRQGLVEITHEVTDWVAEAGVQEGLLTLFCRHTSASLLIQENAAAEVRADLESYFARIAPEDPAAYAHDDEGSDDMPAHLRAALTQVQLSIPLIDGRLALGTWQGIYLFEHRRRPHRRSIAVHLIGA from the coding sequence GTGAAGCAGATCTCGACCATTCTTGAGTTCTCGACGCTCCGGCAGGGGCTCGTCGAGATCACCCATGAGGTGACCGATTGGGTGGCCGAAGCGGGAGTACAGGAGGGGCTGCTCACGCTGTTCTGCCGCCACACCTCGGCGTCGCTTCTGATCCAGGAGAACGCGGCAGCGGAGGTGCGTGCCGATCTCGAGTCCTATTTCGCGCGAATCGCTCCGGAAGATCCGGCAGCCTACGCGCATGACGACGAAGGCTCGGACGACATGCCGGCGCACCTGCGCGCTGCGCTGACGCAGGTGCAGCTGTCGATCCCGCTGATCGATGGGCGCCTGGCGCTCGGCACTTGGCAGGGCATCTATCTGTTCGAGCACCGCCGGCGGCCGCATCGACGCAGCATCGCGGTGCATCTGATCGGGGCATGA
- a CDS encoding DUF6629 family protein encodes MCFSATSSFVAAGVIGAIGVATLRHVREPRALLFASVPMLFALHQFSEGFVWLGLDGRIGKMALDHLAFLFMLYAQGILPLLMPAAVALMEPPGWRRGAILGLTVIGALVCVWDVYGLISLPSHVFVEHHSIAYRNQLTGNFGISCLYILATCGALLLSSHRVVRGYGVLNVIGLTIVQIVKEYAFASVWCFYAAILSVIIYWHFNRRNIDIGTPNGASDDVKPLLFPWLRPRTAVVASKLDS; translated from the coding sequence ATGTGCTTTTCGGCCACTTCCAGCTTTGTCGCCGCCGGCGTGATCGGAGCGATCGGCGTGGCGACTCTCCGGCATGTCCGCGAGCCCCGCGCGCTGCTTTTCGCGTCTGTGCCGATGCTGTTTGCGCTGCACCAGTTTTCGGAGGGATTTGTCTGGCTCGGGCTGGATGGCCGGATCGGGAAGATGGCGCTCGACCACCTCGCGTTCCTGTTCATGCTCTACGCGCAGGGGATTCTCCCACTCCTGATGCCGGCCGCGGTCGCGCTGATGGAACCGCCCGGCTGGCGTCGCGGCGCTATCCTCGGATTGACGGTCATTGGGGCTTTGGTGTGCGTATGGGACGTCTATGGGCTGATCTCTCTTCCAAGCCATGTGTTCGTCGAGCACCATTCGATCGCCTATCGCAATCAGCTAACCGGCAATTTCGGGATATCCTGCTTGTATATCCTCGCCACCTGCGGGGCCCTCCTGCTTTCAAGCCACCGCGTCGTCCGGGGTTATGGCGTACTGAATGTGATCGGGCTGACTATCGTCCAGATCGTCAAGGAATATGCCTTCGCCTCGGTCTGGTGCTTCTATGCCGCCATCTTGAGCGTCATCATTTATTGGCACTTCAACCGCCGCAATATCGATATTGGAACGCCCAACGGCGCGTCGGACGACGTCAAGCCGCTGCTTTTCCCCTGGCTGCGTCCGCGGACCGCCGTTGTCGCGAGCAAGCTTGATTCCTGA
- the ppsA gene encoding phosphoenolpyruvate synthase, with protein MTASLILWFDKIGIGDIAMVGGKNASLGEMVSTLSATGVRVPAGFAITADAYRGFIAANGIEAAIRAELAGYEDGKATLQVAGNAIRSLFLDGDVPPALAEAIRTAYDELKQRTGAPHLAVAVRSSATAEDLPDASFAGQQETFLNVRGHRALLDACRRCFASLFTDRAISYRQTKGFDHFDVALSIGVQQMVRSDLAGSGVMFSIDTESGFPNVTVISAAWGLGETVVQGSVDPDKYLVFKPLLERRDARPIIEKILGKKALKMRYAEGGSKRTRIVETSRAEREAFVLDDDDILELGRWSVIVEGHYGRPMDMEWAKDGETGTLFLVQARPETVQAGLSRSSFLRYQLKAKGGTPLVTGAAIGSAIATGQACVIRNAADIDQFRDGAILVTSTTDPDWVPIMKRAAGIITDHGGATSHAAIVSRELGVPAVVGTGNATTVLSREQDITLCCAEGDLGSVYAGRLAFEREEIDLGALPRTRTDVMVNIANPAAAFQWWRLPAKGVGLARMEFIVNALIKAHPMALLHPERVSAEDNRLIGELTRGHASPADYFVDLLSRGIAKLAAPYHPHPAIVRLSDFKTNEYSHLLGGRAFEPEEENPMLGFRGASRYYDDRYREGFALECRALKRVRETLGFTNVIVMVPFCRTPAEADRVLAVMAENGLRRGENGLQVYMMCEIPSNVILAEQFAKRFDGFSIGSNDLTQLVLGVDRDSDLLATLFDERDEAVKRMVSEAIRKAHAAGIKIGICGQAPSNYPDFAAFLVGEGIDSISLNPDSFVRTITHISEAEQSAQVDTALLLAAQEH; from the coding sequence ATGACCGCAAGCCTGATACTTTGGTTCGACAAGATCGGAATCGGCGATATCGCCATGGTCGGCGGCAAGAACGCTTCGCTCGGCGAAATGGTGAGCACGCTTTCCGCCACGGGCGTGCGGGTCCCTGCCGGTTTTGCCATCACTGCTGACGCCTATCGCGGCTTCATTGCGGCCAACGGGATAGAGGCCGCAATCCGGGCGGAGCTCGCCGGTTATGAGGATGGCAAAGCGACGCTTCAAGTAGCGGGCAATGCGATACGCTCGCTGTTCCTGGACGGCGACGTTCCCCCTGCCCTCGCCGAGGCCATCCGGACCGCCTATGACGAGCTCAAGCAGAGGACGGGCGCGCCCCATCTGGCCGTCGCGGTGCGCAGCAGCGCCACAGCGGAGGATTTGCCGGACGCCAGCTTTGCTGGCCAGCAGGAAACATTTCTCAATGTGCGCGGTCACCGGGCGCTGCTCGACGCCTGCCGCCGCTGCTTTGCGTCGCTCTTCACGGATCGGGCGATCAGCTATCGCCAGACCAAGGGGTTCGATCATTTCGATGTCGCGCTCTCAATCGGCGTCCAGCAGATGGTGCGATCCGATCTTGCCGGATCGGGCGTGATGTTCTCGATCGATACCGAGAGCGGCTTTCCCAATGTCACGGTGATCAGTGCCGCATGGGGCCTGGGCGAGACCGTCGTGCAGGGGAGCGTCGACCCGGACAAATATCTGGTCTTCAAGCCGCTGCTCGAAAGGCGCGACGCGCGGCCGATCATCGAAAAGATACTGGGCAAGAAAGCGCTGAAAATGCGCTACGCCGAAGGCGGGAGCAAGCGCACCCGGATCGTCGAGACCAGTCGCGCCGAACGAGAAGCCTTCGTGCTCGATGACGACGACATCCTCGAGCTCGGCCGTTGGTCGGTCATCGTCGAGGGACATTACGGCCGGCCGATGGACATGGAATGGGCCAAGGACGGCGAGACCGGGACGCTCTTCCTCGTCCAAGCACGCCCGGAAACCGTCCAGGCCGGGCTCAGCCGCTCCTCGTTCCTGCGCTATCAACTCAAGGCCAAAGGCGGCACACCGCTGGTGACGGGTGCCGCCATCGGCAGCGCGATTGCGACAGGGCAGGCCTGCGTGATCCGCAACGCCGCGGATATCGACCAGTTTCGCGATGGGGCGATCCTTGTCACCAGCACGACCGACCCGGACTGGGTTCCGATCATGAAGCGCGCGGCCGGCATCATAACCGATCATGGCGGCGCCACCAGCCACGCCGCCATCGTCAGCCGCGAACTGGGCGTTCCCGCCGTCGTGGGAACCGGCAATGCCACGACGGTCCTCAGCCGCGAGCAGGACATCACGCTGTGCTGCGCGGAAGGCGACCTGGGCAGCGTCTATGCCGGCCGCCTCGCCTTCGAGCGGGAGGAGATCGATCTGGGCGCCCTTCCCCGGACCAGAACCGACGTGATGGTCAATATCGCGAATCCAGCCGCCGCCTTCCAGTGGTGGCGTCTGCCGGCCAAAGGCGTCGGGCTCGCTCGCATGGAGTTCATCGTCAATGCGCTGATCAAGGCGCATCCGATGGCCTTGCTCCATCCCGAGCGGGTCAGTGCGGAGGATAATCGCCTGATCGGCGAACTGACCCGCGGTCATGCGAGCCCGGCCGACTATTTCGTCGATCTCTTGTCGCGCGGGATCGCGAAGCTGGCGGCGCCCTATCACCCGCATCCGGCGATCGTGCGTCTGAGTGACTTCAAGACCAACGAATATTCCCATCTGCTGGGCGGACGCGCATTCGAGCCGGAGGAGGAAAATCCGATGCTCGGTTTTCGCGGCGCCTCCCGCTACTATGATGACCGTTATCGTGAAGGCTTTGCGCTCGAATGCCGCGCGCTCAAGCGCGTTCGGGAGACGCTGGGATTCACCAACGTGATCGTCATGGTCCCGTTCTGCCGCACGCCGGCGGAGGCCGACCGGGTACTCGCGGTGATGGCCGAAAATGGGCTGCGCCGCGGCGAGAACGGGCTTCAAGTCTATATGATGTGCGAGATCCCCTCGAACGTCATCTTGGCGGAGCAGTTCGCCAAGCGCTTCGACGGCTTCTCGATCGGATCGAACGACCTCACGCAGCTCGTGCTCGGCGTCGACCGGGATTCCGATCTGCTCGCGACGCTGTTCGATGAGCGCGACGAAGCGGTCAAGCGCATGGTCTCCGAAGCGATCCGCAAAGCCCATGCTGCGGGCATCAAGATCGGTATCTGCGGCCAGGCGCCCAGCAATTATCCCGACTTCGCGGCCTTCCTGGTTGGTGAGGGTATCGACTCGATCTCGCTCAATCCCGACAGCTTCGTTCGCACCATCACCCATATCAGCGAGGCCGAGCAGTCTGCACAGGTGGACACGGCCCTTCTGCTGGCCGCGCAAGAGCATTGA
- a CDS encoding class I fructose-bisphosphate aldolase — protein MHISDRVHKILARYEGESAETKMNLARILMQGRVGGTGHLVILPVDQGLEHGPARSFAANPAAYDPHYHFRLAIDAGLSAFAAPLGMLEAGIDTFAGQIPTILKLNSSNCLSAVKDQAVFASVDDALRLDCAAVGFTLYPGSDGFFGQVDELRTVAREARAAGLPLLLWSYPRGGSITAVGETALDIVAYAAHIAVELGAHIVKVKVPSDHVEQDAAKSAYAGRQWADPVDRIRHVVEAAFAGRRLVIFSGGAATDPETLYRDVRAIREGGGGGSIIGRNSFQRPRSEALAMLDKIVRIYSGEA, from the coding sequence ATGCACATCTCTGACCGGGTTCACAAGATTCTTGCCCGGTATGAAGGCGAATCGGCCGAAACCAAGATGAATTTGGCGCGCATCCTGATGCAGGGCCGAGTCGGCGGGACCGGTCACCTCGTCATCCTTCCCGTAGACCAGGGGCTCGAGCATGGTCCTGCGCGAAGCTTCGCCGCAAATCCCGCCGCCTATGACCCTCATTATCATTTTCGGCTCGCGATCGACGCCGGTCTATCGGCCTTCGCGGCGCCGCTCGGGATGCTGGAGGCTGGAATCGACACCTTCGCCGGACAAATCCCCACGATCCTCAAGCTCAATTCCTCGAACTGCCTCTCCGCTGTCAAGGATCAAGCCGTCTTCGCAAGCGTGGATGACGCGCTGCGCCTCGATTGCGCAGCAGTTGGATTCACACTCTATCCTGGCTCCGATGGCTTTTTCGGCCAGGTGGACGAGCTGCGCACCGTGGCCCGGGAAGCGCGCGCCGCCGGTCTCCCGCTGCTCCTATGGTCCTATCCGCGCGGCGGATCGATTACCGCGGTCGGCGAGACGGCGCTCGATATCGTCGCATACGCCGCGCATATCGCCGTCGAGCTGGGAGCCCACATCGTCAAGGTGAAAGTTCCCAGTGATCATGTCGAACAGGATGCCGCCAAATCCGCTTACGCCGGCCGGCAATGGGCTGATCCGGTCGACAGAATTCGGCATGTGGTCGAGGCCGCTTTCGCCGGACGGCGGCTCGTCATCTTCTCGGGAGGCGCAGCCACGGATCCGGAGACGCTGTACCGGGACGTCCGCGCGATCCGCGAGGGTGGCGGTGGCGGTTCGATCATCGGCCGCAACAGCTTCCAGCGGCCACGGTCCGAGGCTCTGGCGATGCTGGACAAGATCGTGCGGATCTACTCCGGGGAAGCTTGA
- a CDS encoding 1-phosphofructokinase family hexose kinase: MKNIATLTMNPAIDVAYEADRVFHTHKIRASQEQYDPGGGGINVTRVIARLGGTARAHYLAGGATGATLDSLLDLHQMVRARIPIEGNTRISTAVYERETGKEFRLVPRGPVVAEQEWQACLDHLDGIECDYLVASGSLPPGVPEDFYNRVQRIAAARGIELILDSSGSALKRGLAGGGIFLVKPSLGELQQFVGTPLMELDDIAAAASDIVNRDQAKYVAVTMGQDGALLAQRSGVLSLPAVPVDAKSAVGAGDSFLAAMTFALACGRELVEAFRYGIAAGAAAVLSPGNNLCRRDDVERMHALVAPGGTQWKSTTSPIRPAASE; encoded by the coding sequence ATGAAGAACATTGCGACCCTCACGATGAACCCGGCCATAGACGTGGCGTACGAGGCGGATCGTGTCTTTCACACGCACAAGATCCGGGCTAGCCAGGAACAGTATGATCCGGGAGGAGGCGGCATCAATGTTACGCGCGTCATTGCCCGGCTTGGCGGCACGGCGCGAGCCCATTATCTGGCGGGCGGCGCCACCGGCGCCACGCTCGACAGCCTTCTCGATCTCCATCAAATGGTCCGAGCCCGTATTCCAATCGAGGGCAATACGCGTATCAGCACGGCTGTCTACGAACGGGAAACCGGCAAGGAATTCAGGCTAGTGCCGCGTGGGCCTGTCGTGGCCGAACAGGAATGGCAAGCATGCCTGGATCATCTTGACGGCATCGAATGTGATTATCTGGTTGCAAGCGGATCGCTCCCGCCGGGCGTGCCCGAGGACTTCTACAACCGTGTCCAGCGGATAGCCGCTGCCCGCGGAATCGAGCTCATTCTTGACAGTTCGGGTTCCGCCCTGAAGCGCGGCCTCGCTGGCGGCGGCATTTTCCTGGTCAAGCCCAGTTTGGGCGAGCTTCAACAGTTCGTGGGCACTCCCCTAATGGAGCTCGACGACATCGCAGCGGCCGCGTCCGACATCGTCAACCGCGATCAGGCCAAATATGTGGCAGTGACCATGGGACAGGACGGCGCCCTGCTCGCGCAGCGCTCCGGAGTGTTGAGCCTGCCGGCGGTGCCGGTTGATGCGAAAAGCGCAGTCGGCGCCGGAGATAGCTTCCTGGCGGCTATGACATTCGCGCTCGCTTGCGGGCGGGAGCTCGTGGAGGCCTTCCGGTATGGAATCGCGGCAGGCGCCGCGGCGGTCCTTTCCCCGGGCAATAATCTTTGCCGTCGGGATGACGTCGAGCGCATGCACGCGCTTGTCGCTCCTGGCGGAACGCAATGGAAATCTACGACCAGTCCGATACGGCCCGCCGCCAGCGAATGA
- a CDS encoding alpha/beta fold hydrolase — protein MYDSDGFPVLRAKLGQLFEKEPNLTAGELGSIKARTVIADGEHEQFIAREHSERLARLIPGARLLILPNVSHGGPQQDPVSFHRSVTALLNSLAIRASLRKARTDARARVGIILGQEAHHGQRRHTSARCRLDRIG, from the coding sequence ATGTATGATTCGGATGGCTTTCCCGTCCTGCGGGCGAAGCTCGGGCAGCTTTTTGAGAAGGAGCCGAACCTTACCGCGGGCGAGCTTGGGAGCATCAAAGCCAGGACGGTTATCGCCGATGGCGAGCACGAACAGTTCATCGCCCGCGAGCATAGCGAGCGGCTTGCGCGCCTGATTCCAGGAGCCAGGCTGCTCATCCTGCCGAATGTCAGCCACGGCGGACCGCAGCAAGATCCCGTCAGTTTCCATCGGTCGGTCACGGCGCTGCTGAATAGTCTCGCCATCCGGGCGTCATTGCGGAAAGCACGTACAGACGCACGCGCGCGTGTTGGGATAATCCTGGGTCAGGAGGCCCATCATGGACAGCGACGTCACACATCCGCGCGATGCCGGCTCGATCGCATCGGCTGA
- a CDS encoding universal stress protein, whose protein sequence is MIKQILAIVETGVLEEQFLTDAVRLARLHDAGLIVVALSAVAMPSGDLSVGSAVVRDELIAAIEAKGAEVEKRAQREGFELRNIPRDAASLIGQIPVEARYADLALLAPTSAYGNPRLRRQLFEALVQASGRPLLVLPVAWVPAPFEGLLVGWNSTWEAARALADSLILAKPGAQVDVITVDAADTLKGHSTHSGTDVVRYIRRHGFVAHFQDISSDGRSDATALTDFAAAQRSDLLVLGAAIHSRVHELLLGGVTHDLLDGAKIPLLFSR, encoded by the coding sequence ATGATCAAACAGATCCTCGCCATCGTTGAAACTGGTGTTCTGGAGGAGCAGTTTCTGACCGACGCCGTGCGGCTTGCACGACTTCATGATGCCGGGTTGATCGTGGTCGCACTTTCAGCGGTTGCCATGCCGAGCGGCGACCTTTCCGTCGGCTCAGCCGTAGTCAGGGACGAGCTGATCGCAGCGATCGAGGCCAAGGGGGCAGAAGTCGAAAAGCGCGCCCAGCGTGAAGGATTCGAGCTGCGGAACATCCCTCGAGATGCGGCTAGCCTGATCGGGCAGATTCCGGTCGAGGCCCGTTATGCTGATCTGGCTCTCCTCGCTCCGACCTCCGCCTACGGCAATCCTCGGCTTCGGCGTCAGCTATTCGAGGCTCTCGTACAGGCTTCCGGACGTCCTCTGCTTGTTTTGCCCGTAGCGTGGGTACCCGCGCCGTTCGAAGGTCTTCTCGTCGGCTGGAATAGCACTTGGGAGGCCGCCCGCGCGCTTGCCGACAGCCTCATCCTTGCCAAACCAGGCGCCCAGGTGGACGTGATCACGGTGGATGCCGCAGATACGCTCAAGGGCCATAGCACCCACTCGGGGACGGACGTTGTCCGATACATTCGCCGCCACGGCTTTGTCGCCCATTTTCAAGATATCTCTTCGGATGGCCGGAGCGATGCCACGGCGCTGACCGACTTTGCGGCCGCCCAACGGTCGGACCTGCTCGTGCTGGGTGCCGCCATTCATTCCCGGGTGCACGAATTGCTGTTGGGGGGCGTGACGCATGATCTGCTTGACGGCGCAAAGATCCCCCTCCTGTTCAGCCGCTGA